The following nucleotide sequence is from Chryseobacterium sp. CY350.
TACGGATGAAGAATTTTTAATGAAATTTCATCATTTTTAATGTGAAATTTTTAATAGCTAAGTGAATATGCTGAAATAAATCGAAACCTTTTTCTGATGATGACAAATTGTTACTATTTCCAATAGCTCCAGTTAATTCCATCAAAAACCGCAATAGCATTACTCAAAGTGTCATAGCACATCATTCCCTGATAAGGACTTTTAACTTTATTTGCGGGATCTTTGATGTGAGGTAAATTGAGGGCTTTATTAGATGACTCCAGAATAAATACTCCCACTGCAGTGCTGGTTGCCGAGCCAATAATTACTCCCGAACCAATTTCAGTTCCAGCGGTAGGAACTAAGCCTGTATTTGTACCGGTATCGGTCATGTCAATCCACTTTCCGTTTTCGAACATCCTTACTTTCATAAGCTCTCTGTCATATAGAAATGTTCCGTTCTGTGGATTGTTAGTGGACGGATTTACTACGGGAAAAGTAGGAGAATTCGTTACACCCGGCAAAATAATACCCCGGAAATTTGCTGTTTCTGTATCGTTGGTAGAATTGGTCGCAGTTGCTCCTCCAAATTCAATTGTCGAACTTACGCTCACCACATTGGTTTTGCCAATGGCTATTTGGGCATTACAAAAATTTCCTATAAAAAGTAGGGATAAAAGTAATTTTTTCATTTCTATTGAATCAAAAATTAGTCGTTACAAGTTCTCTTAATACAGTTCCAGACAGTACCGTTATAAAGCTTCGTACACGCAGAACCAATATCATAAACGATCATTCCTTTCCGCGGATTGGTAATCAGATTGGTATTTGCAATCCTGGTAATCACCATTCCTTTAGATAAAGATTCGAGAGCTAAGAAGCCGTTGGGAATTCCTCCTTCTGCTTTGTTAGAACCTGCAGGCCAATTCCGGTATCTTGAGGATTGGGTAGAAATTCCCATCTGTGTATATCCGTCAGGCGTTCCAGACAAACCGGGTTTCATGCAATAGTCAACATTTATTGTTATTGATGCTAAATTACTAACCAGATTGGCATTATCTCTAATTGTGTAATTGACCACCGAGGCTGTATTGAAAAAATTCTGTACAGGCGTAAAAGTCATTATGCCGTTGTTATCAACAATCCAGGTACCTTGTCCGCTCACAGAAAAGCCTTTAATATTTCCATTCACTGTGCTGATATTAGCGGCTCCGGATGGAGGGACCAAATTGATACTTGATGGGATGAGCGTACCAGAATTTGGATCTGTATCATTGCTGATAATACTGAATACTTTATTTAAATTTTTATGCGCTGATACAACATCGTTGGTTGCGACAGGTGGCTGATTGATTGCAAAGTTATTTCCCATTGAGGTACCGTTTGCCAAGACCACAGAAGAAGAATTGGTAAGCGTACCGTTGCTATTTCCAACCAGTGTAAAACCTGATGGCACAACGAGTTCCACCGTATAAGGTCCCTGATAAGTGTTGGTGTTGATATTGTCGAAGAAATAAAATCCTGCCGTATTAGTCGTTGTTGTTCTAATCTCGGTACCATTGTTATAAAGCTTCACTGTGGCACCCGAATATCCGTTTCCGTCTGGTGTTCCTGCATTATTATCGTTGTAAACAGTCCCGGCTACACTGGCAGCAAAGGTGATAGATTCTTCGTTGTAGGCGCCAATAAAAGCAAGGTCTGAGGTGCCGGAAAATGACTGAATAAGTTTTACTGCCTGACCGTAATTTGCTGACGTTAATCCGAATTCTGACCAGTCGGCTGCTAGAACCCTGATGTCCCTGCTACATCCGGATGTAACGGAAACGCCCAGATTGTATGCCGGCGGAGTGACGTTAGCATTATAAAACTTCCAGCACGCACTACCTATACTTGGAACAGAAGTAAATGCTACAGAATACATTGATCCTACCATATTTCCGTTGATGTCCTGAAAGTAAAAAGTATCATTGGCAGCAGAGGGAGATCCCATCTGAGTGAATATAAGATCTGGAATACCGTCTCCAATAGATGCGGGGACGATACCCATCGTATTTAAGCTAATACTTGTTCCCTGAGGTATGTTAAAAATGGCTGATCCAAGGCCTAAGCCATTAAGACCGTCGGAGAGATATTCCACCATATTATTATGAACAGGAACCGGCGAAATGTTTCCGTTCCCACCAAAATTTTGTCCCACACCGATAAATGTACTTCCACCGGGAGGCGGAATATTGTAGATAGGTAAGGAAATAAAGGTTCCCGTCTGAAAGTTTACATTTGCAGCCACCAACGCTGCGTCATTCACTCCTGTAGAGTAGGTTACTGGACTGTGTACTGTACCGGAGCCATCTGCATCCCATACAAATCCAAGCAAATTATGACTATTATTTGGTTGTACAGAGCTGGAACTTTCCCAAAAGCCATTAAAATCTGAGTAGATCTTTGAAACTGCACGCTGTGCATTGGCTGATAGTGAAAAGATAATTCCCGATAGTACAAATATTTTTCTCATCATCACTTAAGTTAATCTTTGTAGCAAGTTGCGAAATTAATAAAAATAATGATAGTTAGTGGATTAAGATTTGTTCAAAATAGATTTTGTTGACATATATCATAAATATTTCCGTTTATTATTGTGAATTCTTATCATTTTGATACCACAAAGAATTACTTAAGACTTTGTATATAAGTAGAGTAGATGTCACAAGCCAGCGCGAACGAAAATGTATGCAAAATTGTTAAAAGAAGCAGATATAATAAGAAACAAAGCTCTGGAATTTAGGTGTGGCACTGGAAATCGCTGTAGATGCTAAAAGAAAAATAGAATTGATCGCATTGAAATAATTATAAAAAACCTATGGAGCTGGTTTTCTTTTCGGGTTGAAGATTGGTTTTGCGTCCGATATTAATAAAAAATTCGCGTAATTGATTTATTTAAATAAAAAAGCTTGTGTATATCAATTAATTGACATACATTTGTAAAATAATAAAGCGACTAATTGTTTTGATTTTAATAATTCAGATAAAAAAGAAGCTTGTTTTTGTCATTAATTTTTAGGTGCACTACCTTTTAAGAAGTTCGATTTTCACTCTTAAATTCTAAACATCCACATTTTTCTTTCAAAAATTTATTATCGTTTTGATGTTAATCAAAATATCAGGATAATTGATCCTATAAAATAGAATACAATAATTTTTAATACATAATACAATGCAACAAGGAACAGTAAAATTCTTTAACGAAACTAAAGGATTTGGTTTTATCACTCCATCAACTGGTGGACAAGACGTTTTCGTACACACTTCAGGTTTAGTAGATAATATTCGTGAAAATGATGTCGTAACATTCGATTTACAAAATGGAAACAAAGGGGTGAATGCAGTGAACGTTAAAATAGCGTAACTTCATTTACAACCATCATATGGTATAGAGAGCAGAACATTTATTGTTTTGCTCTTTTTTTTGTGCTGTGATTAAAGTCTTAATCCGATTAATGAACAAAGATTTATAGATTACCTGAACCACAATTTGAATATCAATTTGGAAAATTCAGACAATAAACATTACACAGAGACATACCAAATTTAACAATAAAATTCAGCAGAACTTCATTTATTCAAGAAACAGGAAGTGAAGATTCGTATTTTTCATTTACTTCTCCACTATGGAGATCAGTTTTACCATCATTTCTATTACTCCATCTTTTTTTAAAGGGATCACATTGCTAACAATCGTATAGCCTTCTACAAATGGGATAAGAAAACTTACAATCTCATCAGGATTTTTACAGAATTTTGAGACTAAATCGATCAACCACAGGCAATATGTTTTGTAGTAAGTTTCTACAGCAACCTGCAATTCTTTATTTCTAGCTGCTAAAGTCCAGATTTCCTGAAACATCAAAGTCTGATGACTGGTTCTACCATCTACCAGTAACATATTCAGTATTTTTTCCAGAAAAACATTTTTATCCGGTGCGCTGTCTGAACTCAAAAGTTTTATAGCTTGGGAAAGTTCATTTTTGCAACTTTCAAAGTAAAATTCTACGGTGGCAATTAAAAGAAGATTTTTATCTTTATAATAATACTGAAGATTACTTAAAGACAAACCGGCATTTTTTGCTACTTTTCTCATCGAGAGATTTTCTGCTCCTTCTTTGATAAGAAGATCTATTGTTGTTTCTAAAATCTTATTTAAACGCTCTTCTTTTTTGTCCATTTGGTAAATTTAAAAATAAAATATTAAAGTTGTGATTATTTAGGTCAAATGACCTATATTTGTAGTAGGTCAAATGACCTAAATTAATTTTTAAAATGGTTTTATGGAATCACAGGAAAAAAGAATCTTAATTATTGGCGGGTACGGCCAAGTGGGAAGCAATATTGCAAGGCTGATCAGAAAAAACGACAGCTACGTTGAAATTATTCTTGCAGGAAGAAGTCCCAAAAATGGCGAACTTCTGGTTAAAGAATTAACAAATGCTAAAACCGCCTACATCAATCTTGAGGAAGGTTTTGATTTAAATAAATTTCAAAAAATAGACCTTATCATATCTGCATTGAGTGATCACACCAATATCTTAAGAGAAACTGCTATTTCAAACAGAATTGCCTGCATCACGGTAAGCGAAGTGGCTGATCAGATTTCTACTACGGCATTTCTCGCATTGCACAAAACAATAACTGCTCCGATTGTCTTTGCCGGGCATTGGCAGGCGGGATTGCTGACTCTTGTAGTAAAGCATTTGGCAGCAAAATTTAGCAATATTACATCCATTGAAACAGCAGGATTATATGATGAAAAAGATCCCGTAGGTCCATTAGTGAAGAACGAGGTCACAGGTTTTGTCGGTAGGGCATTAATTCGTCAGGATAGAAATTGGCTGCATGTAGATGCAAAAACCAATACAAGAGTGATTGATTTATACAACGGTGAATCTGCTATAGGTCATCCAATGGGCACACTTGATGTTCCCAGCATCGCTGCATTTACAGATGCTGCAAATATCAGATTTGATTTTGTTATCGGAAATTCTATCGGAAGTACTAAAGGAATCGGAGCTTCACATGATCTTTATATAGAAATTGAAGGAACTTTGGTATCGGGCGAAAAGAAAAATCTTCGTACAATAGTTTCCGGACCAAAAGGAAATTCTCACCTCACAGCAGTTGGTATTTATCTTATTACCGAGAAAATATTAGGTTTTAACGGACGTTCTGTGCAAAAAACGGGAGGTCTTTATCTTCCTGAAACAATTATTTCAGAGGAAAACATCATTAAACGTCTGGCAGAATTCGGGATTCAAACCTATGAAGATATTTCTTAAATTTAATCTAAAATCTTATCAATTCAGCTTTTAAAATGAAAAAAATATTGATCATTATACCACTTTTTCTCTTATTCAACATTGATGCACAGACAAAAAGTAACCATATAAAACAACAGAAAATTATGAACAACACAACAATCCTCAACACAGCGAATGAAAATGTATCAAAAGGCGATTACGAAAGTTTTTTAGCTTATTGTACCTCTGATACAAAATGGGTATTTGTAGGCGAGCGGATTCTGAATGGAAAAGAAGAAGTGCGTGCTTATATGAAAGAATTTTATGTCGAACCACCTGTATTTGATGTAAAACTGGCTATAGAAGATGGCGATTTTGTTACAGTGACGGGTAATATTAGCTTAAAAAATAAAAACGGAAAGTTTGAACACTTTGATTATTGTGATATCTGGAGATTTGAAAACGGAAAAATTGCAGAGTTAAAAGCATTTGTCATTGAAAAGAAACCATAATGAATCACAATTAATATTTAAATATATCTTACGCGAATTATAAATGTCACCACTAATACAAGTGGTGATATTTTTCTAAAAAACCCTTAGCAATTGGTTGCATGATGGTCAGCCGGAAATCGCGAAAATAAGATTAGCATTTATAAGCGAACTTATACTTTAAAGAATTGATTAACAATTTTTAAATAAATCATTTAGTTAGATAATTTCCTTACTTCGATTTTAAATTTATTTTAAGACAATTTGATAATATCCTTTCTGATCGGTTACGTCAATTGCAATTCCGGTAAACGTTAATTTATTGATTTGATATCCGTTACAGCCGCCTTTGTACTCAGAAGATTCTATCGAAAACTGAAAAACTCTGACAGGAGAGTAGAAAGTGTAATTTTTTGTACCGTTAAAAATTCCTACATTTTCCAGAATAACTTTTCCGTCATCCGTTTTGGTAAGTGCTACACCAACCTGATTTTCATCCATTACAGAAAACGGATTTAGGGTTCCATTGGTTATAAGATTGTTTCCATTATCATCAACAAACTCGAAAATAACAGGAAGCGGTGCATTATAACATTCTTCACCACATGAAGACATAAAAAACGTCATCACCAGAAAAAGTATTAATTTTCTCATATAATAAAATTTGATGCTGATGTAAAGTTATATATTATGCGTCTATATCCAAAATCATATCAATAATTCTTATTTTTTCAGCATTTAAATTTTAAATACGTCAAAAAAAATATGATTTAATCTTAAATGTAATATAAGAATTTTAATAATAAAAAAAGGACAAACCAAGCGGTTCATCCTTCAATTTTATTTTTTAGAATAATTTTAAGCCTCAATAAATTCCAAAAGATCTTTATTAATCGTCGGAGCTTCCGTAGTCGGCATTCCGTGAGGGAAACCAGGGTATGTTTTTAAAGTTCCGTTTTTCAGTAATTTGATAGATTTCAAAGCTGCATTTTGGTAAGGCACAATCTGGTCATCTTCACCGTGAAGTACCAAAACTGGAATGTCGGTGTTTTTCAAATCTTCAGTCTGATCGGTTTCAGAAAACGCTTTGATTCCGTCGTAATGCGCTACAATTCCGCCCATCATTCCCTGTCTCCACCAGTTTCTCTGCACACCTTCTTTCACGTCTGCACCTTCTCTATTATAGCCGTAGAAAGGGAAAGTTAAATCAATGTAAAACTGATTTCTGTTGTTCAGAGTCTGATCTCTGATACCGTCAAAAACCGACATCGGAACCCCATCAGGATTGCTGTCACTTGCCACCATAATCGGCGGAACAGCGCTGATTAAAACCGCTTTTTTCGCTCTTCCATTCGCATATTTCGCTACATAACGGATCACTTCGCCACCACCTGTAGAGTGACCGATGTGAACTACATCTTTCAGGTCAAGGAATTCCACCAGTTCTGCGGCGTCAGACGCATATTGATCGATCGTGTGGTTGTAAATATTCTGGCTTGAACGGCCGTGACCTCTTCTGTCATGCGTCACCACTCTGTAACCTCTTTGCAGAAAGAAAATCACCTGTGCATCCCAATCGTCTGATGATAAAGGCCATCCGTGGTGAAACATCAAAGTTGGTCCTTCGCCTTGGTCTTTGTAAAAAATCTCTGTTCCGTCTTTTAATTTAAGTGTGCTCATAATTGTTTATTTTTAATGTTTTGATAATTTTATTTTAATATTTTTTTGTCTTAATTCTTTAGCAAATGTAGTCGAGCGAAATCCTTTCAACATTGACATAAGATAATATCGTTTATTTCTCGTACTTTTTTATTTGGGCAGCTACTTCCGCCTTCCGTTCCCAATCTTTTTTGCCCGACGATTTCAGTTGAATAGAAATTGACAGTAAGCAAAAAAGGATTTCCACTCAAGTCGGGCTGCAGATTCGGTTTAGATTCACGTTTGCCGTTTCTCTGTCTTAACTGATGTAAAACTACTGCAGATTATAAAGTTTTTGATTTATCTTTCGACGAACAGGCAAAAATCGTCGTTGAGTTCAGGAAAGAATTAGTTGCAATTATTTTTTAAAGATTCCCTGAGAAAAAACGTTAAATACTAATGACAAACTTCCAACGTTATTTCACGTTTTCCCGTACCAGTTCTAATAGATTTTCCGCGCCACCATCGAATTTCTTTCCATTCACAAAGAAAGAAGGTGTTCCGTTCACGCCGCTCATAATTCCGCTTTCAAAATCTGAATCTACTTTGTCGGCAAGTTCCGTACTTTCCAAATCCTTTTCAAATTGAGGAATATTCAGTTTTAACTGTTCCGCCAGTTTCATCAGTAAGTTTTCATTTAGATCTCTTTGGTTTTCGTAAATCGCATCGTGCATTTCCCAGAATTTCCCCTGAAGATTGGCCGCCTCCGCTGCGATAGCCGCCGGTCTTGCATATTGGTGCATTTCAGATAAAGGAAAGTTTCTGAAAACAAATTTGATCTGGATTCCAAATTCTTTCATCAATTCCTTCAGAACCGGATAAGCAGCACCACAATATGGACATTGATAATCTCCGTATTCTACGATAACGAGGTCGGCGTCTAAGTTACCTTGTGCGTGGTCAGTCTGGCTGACATTTGGTTTTAGTGACATAATTTATTTGGTGTTAAGGGTTTCTAAAGCTTCTAAAATTCCGTCTGCGCCAGGATTAATGGCTGTTGGCGACAGATAACTCCATTCGATGATGCCATCTTTGTTGATAACGAAAAGTGCGCGTTTGCATTCTCCTTCTTCCTCATCGTAAACGCCATACTGCTTGGCGATTTCTCCTTTGGCTTCAAAATCTGCGAGTAATGGAAAGTGTAAATTTCTTGATTGTGAAAATGCGAGATGACACCATTTGCTGTCGACGGAAATTCCGAAAAGTTCTGCATCATATTTCTTGAAAAACTTCAAAGTTTCATTATACAAAGCCATTTGGTCGCTGCAAACCGGACTCCAGTCGGCGGGATAAAAAGCGAGAATCACATTTTTTCCTTTGAATTCGGAAAGCTTAATTTTCTGGTCAGGAGTTGCGTACAGGGTGAAATCTGGAGCAACATCATTTTTTTGTAACATAATTTTAGTTTTTAAAGTTTAATATGTAAAACTGAAAGCAGTGATCCGCAAAATATTAACAACAGTGCCGGAAGAATCAAAGTCCAGTCTTTTAAATAACCGAGTAGGAAAGGAGCTGCGAAAGCACCTGCTAAAAAGCCAAACCATAAGAGCAAAAGATGAATGGCATTCGATTTCGATTCTTCTTTTTCTGCTTTATCAGTGGTCATCGTCATTGTTGCAGTATTTCTGGCCAGGCTGTTCAAAGTTCCGGTTACGAAGTCTGTATTTATTTTTTGTTTGCCTACAGAAGTTACAATCGTGTTCATTATTCCCATTGAAAACCCAATTGTCGCAACAGATACCACATTATTGATCATATAAAAATAAGCAATTATCGAATAAAAAATCAGAATTCCTGCAACGATGTAAAATGTTAATATTTGGTTCTTAATTCTCTTCCATAACGAGAGACAAGTTCCGGCATAAATTCCTAAAAGAAAACAGATTATAACAGTAAATGAAGTGATAATGATTCCCAGTTTACCGGTTGAAACTGCCGCTCCAAGTGAAGTCGTATTCCCACTCATAAAAGAGACGTAGGTTTTCCACTGTATCAATCCTGTTGCATCCACGTAGCCTGCAATCAACGCAAGGAATATGGCTAATCTTTCCTGCATTTTTACTGACCCGGACAGAGCGACAATCTTCGGTGAGGAAATGATAGGCTGTTCCATTGTTTTACATTTTAAACAATTTGTTTTTATTTGTTTAATGCCCCAATGGCTTTCGTAATTCCTTCTCCTGCAGTGGTAAAAAACGCTGGTCCGGCAAGCAATGTTATTTTCTCAATCGGTTTGAATGAAGACATTTTTTTATCCTTTAAATAAAGCTGAGTTCGGTACGCATTGATAGCTCCGGTCACGCCATATCCTGCAACTTCAGCGGTTGGCGAATCTATTCCCGCATCTTTTAAATCGGTTGCAAAACCATATTTGGTGACACCCAATCGCAGTGCTTCTTCCATCCCGACACTTGCAACCTGCTGCATCAGTTCTGGAGTGAATCTATTCCGGTCGCCCAAACCGATGAGTAACAGTTTCTTTGCTCCGATAGTTCCGGAAGGTGGCGTAATCAACAGTGTTTCCAGGGAATGTCCGGCAAATTTCCCGGATTTTCTAAGGTCTGTGATGAGGCCTTTCAGACTTTCATCGAGGTGAACCATTCCGTTTACAGCAGCCGGAAGAGCCGGTGGCGAATTGAAAATATCACCTTCTGTATATTCAAAAACGCAGGCGATCTGTAACGGCGCAATCTCTGTGGAAGGTCCCTGTACCATTCCTTCGATGGCGATTCCGTCCACTTTCCCCCAGATTTTTGATGTGTTTGCAGGCGTTGTCTGAACGGTTGTCTGGGCAGAATATATTTGCGGAGTGGAAATAAATATTGATGCAAATAAAAATATTTTTAGCGTGTTTTTAAGATTTGTAGTTTTCATAATATTAAATTTTTAGATGATTAAAGTAATGAAATGTGTTTTTAATTAAGGTTTAATGAAAATTTTCTCTTTCGGAAATTTCTCTATTTCGCCATCTTTCAAACCAAAGTTGGTTACAACAACATCTTTCGGATTTCCGGATAACCATTGGCTCAAATCAATCGATTCATAATGACCGCTGTTGAAGCCAATTAAAATTCTGCAAACCGTGTCGCCTGTATTTTTGATGTAATGTCCGGCTCCCATTGGAACGTAGCCCACATCTCCGGCACTGAACTGCTCTGTAACGCAGGTAGATTCTGCCAGGAAAACCGACATTTCTGCCTGTCCGGAAATAAAATACTGCCATTCGTCCGCATTCGGATGCCAGTGCATTTCTCTCAAAGCTCCGGGTTGCAACTCCAAAACAGAACCCGACATTGTACTGCTGATTGGGAATTCTTTACTCGTCACCAATCTCTGCAAACCTCCGCCGGGAACAATTCTCGGCTGTTGAGAATGCAAAGGATAACGGTGAAAACTTGTGAGTTCGATATCAGATTCACTCGGGCGGGCTTCAGCGGTAAACGATATTTCATCAGGAACAATTCCCGCTGCGAAATAGGCTTCCTTCTGAGGTAAAGCCGCCACTTCTTCCAATGTCAATCCTAAATTCTGAGCAACAATTTTGGGTGGAACAGACGAAACAAAATCAGTTACGCTGAACGTGTGGTCTTCAGAAAAATTACCGTTATCGAAAATTAAAATGAAATGACATTCTTCCGTTCCCGTCGCCTGAATCGAGTGACCATAACCTTTTGGAAAATACCAAACATCGCCCGGCTCAAAATTATCAGTATAGCTGTGTCCATCAGGATGAATTATCGTGGTACGAACCGTTCCTGAAATTACGTAAGCCCATTCGGCGGCGTTCGCGTGCCAGTGAAGTTCTCGCATACTTCCCGGCTGCAGTCTCATAGAAACTCCTGCAATGCCGATAGAAGCAGGGAAATCTTTGACAGAAGCGCCTCTTGTAGTTCCGCCATCGTTGGTTCTTGGTTCTTTTTTTTCCAGTTCGTATTTGAAACTTAATGATTCGTTTTTCATAATATTAATTTTTATAGTTGATGATAGTTTGTCATTATTTCTACTGTAAAGCTATCCCGAAATGACAGGTTTTTGAAGAGCTTTTCGGTGAACGGGCAAAATGAGTCGGTGGGAATTTGAAAGTGGTAGATGGTTGAGGAGATGATAGAAAAAAGAGTAAAGAATAAAGATTTCATAGTCAGAATTTCATAAGTGTTTCACATTATTTTAAAATAAAAACGATGCCCATTCTTTGTATTTCCTTGTTAAGTTTACGCCTTGGTATAACTTATAAAAATTCTAAGTTTTAAATTCTTTGTCTGACTTGCGTTATTTAAGCATCATTACAATGCCGATATTTAAAAATAAAATCCGTCCCAATTATATTTGAGAAGGATTTAAATTTGACTTAAATTAAATAAAAAGCGCAGAAATTTTATCTAACCAAAATAATTTTTCCCGTGTGACTTCCGTCTTCAAGCAATTGGTGAGCTTCTGCAGCTTCCGATAAAGGAAAGGTTTTGTAAATCACAGTTCTGAATTTTCCTGATTCTATGAAAGGCCAGACATTCTTCTGGACTTCTCTTGCCAATTGTTTTTTGAACTCATATTCACGGCTTCTCAAAGTGCTTCCGGTGACGGTCAGGCGCTTGGACATTACTTTCCAGATATCCAAGTCTACACGGCTGCCACTTACCGCATTGATGTGAACCAGTTTGCCTTCAGGATTCAGAATGTTGATATTTTTGGCTAAATAATCACCGCCAATCATATCGAGAATAACGTCGACACCTTCATCTTGCAATTCAGTTTCAAAATTTTGGGTTTTGTAATTGATGTAAGAATCGGCACCCAGTTCCAGACAATTCTGTCCTTTTTCATCAGAACCAACAGTGACAATTACTTTTGAACCCAATGCTTGTGCAATCTGAATTCCCGTAATGCCGATTCCGCTGTTTCCGCCGTGAATCAATAACGTTTCACCGGATTTTAAACTTCCTCTCTGAAAAACATTCGACCAGACCGTGAAAACAGTTTCAGGCAAACTTGCCGCTTCCGCAAAACTCAAATCTCCCGGAATTGG
It contains:
- a CDS encoding SdrD B-like domain-containing protein; its protein translation is MRKIFVLSGIIFSLSANAQRAVSKIYSDFNGFWESSSSVQPNNSHNLLGFVWDADGSGTVHSPVTYSTGVNDAALVAANVNFQTGTFISLPIYNIPPPGGSTFIGVGQNFGGNGNISPVPVHNNMVEYLSDGLNGLGLGSAIFNIPQGTSISLNTMGIVPASIGDGIPDLIFTQMGSPSAANDTFYFQDINGNMVGSMYSVAFTSVPSIGSACWKFYNANVTPPAYNLGVSVTSGCSRDIRVLAADWSEFGLTSANYGQAVKLIQSFSGTSDLAFIGAYNEESITFAASVAGTVYNDNNAGTPDGNGYSGATVKLYNNGTEIRTTTTNTAGFYFFDNINTNTYQGPYTVELVVPSGFTLVGNSNGTLTNSSSVVLANGTSMGNNFAINQPPVATNDVVSAHKNLNKVFSIISNDTDPNSGTLIPSSINLVPPSGAANISTVNGNIKGFSVSGQGTWIVDNNGIMTFTPVQNFFNTASVVNYTIRDNANLVSNLASITINVDYCMKPGLSGTPDGYTQMGISTQSSRYRNWPAGSNKAEGGIPNGFLALESLSKGMVITRIANTNLITNPRKGMIVYDIGSACTKLYNGTVWNCIKRTCND
- a CDS encoding cold-shock protein → MQQGTVKFFNETKGFGFITPSTGGQDVFVHTSGLVDNIRENDVVTFDLQNGNKGVNAVNVKIA
- a CDS encoding TetR/AcrR family transcriptional regulator, which produces MDKKEERLNKILETTIDLLIKEGAENLSMRKVAKNAGLSLSNLQYYYKDKNLLLIATVEFYFESCKNELSQAIKLLSSDSAPDKNVFLEKILNMLLVDGRTSHQTLMFQEIWTLAARNKELQVAVETYYKTYCLWLIDLVSKFCKNPDEIVSFLIPFVEGYTIVSNVIPLKKDGVIEMMVKLISIVEK
- a CDS encoding saccharopine dehydrogenase NADP-binding domain-containing protein, yielding MESQEKRILIIGGYGQVGSNIARLIRKNDSYVEIILAGRSPKNGELLVKELTNAKTAYINLEEGFDLNKFQKIDLIISALSDHTNILRETAISNRIACITVSEVADQISTTAFLALHKTITAPIVFAGHWQAGLLTLVVKHLAAKFSNITSIETAGLYDEKDPVGPLVKNEVTGFVGRALIRQDRNWLHVDAKTNTRVIDLYNGESAIGHPMGTLDVPSIAAFTDAANIRFDFVIGNSIGSTKGIGASHDLYIEIEGTLVSGEKKNLRTIVSGPKGNSHLTAVGIYLITEKILGFNGRSVQKTGGLYLPETIISEENIIKRLAEFGIQTYEDIS
- a CDS encoding nuclear transport factor 2 family protein, which produces MKKILIIIPLFLLFNIDAQTKSNHIKQQKIMNNTTILNTANENVSKGDYESFLAYCTSDTKWVFVGERILNGKEEVRAYMKEFYVEPPVFDVKLAIEDGDFVTVTGNISLKNKNGKFEHFDYCDIWRFENGKIAELKAFVIEKKP
- a CDS encoding alpha/beta fold hydrolase, with product MSTLKLKDGTEIFYKDQGEGPTLMFHHGWPLSSDDWDAQVIFFLQRGYRVVTHDRRGHGRSSQNIYNHTIDQYASDAAELVEFLDLKDVVHIGHSTGGGEVIRYVAKYANGRAKKAVLISAVPPIMVASDSNPDGVPMSVFDGIRDQTLNNRNQFYIDLTFPFYGYNREGADVKEGVQRNWWRQGMMGGIVAHYDGIKAFSETDQTEDLKNTDIPVLVLHGEDDQIVPYQNAALKSIKLLKNGTLKTYPGFPHGMPTTEAPTINKDLLEFIEA
- a CDS encoding DsbA family protein, whose product is MSLKPNVSQTDHAQGNLDADLVIVEYGDYQCPYCGAAYPVLKELMKEFGIQIKFVFRNFPLSEMHQYARPAAIAAEAANLQGKFWEMHDAIYENQRDLNENLLMKLAEQLKLNIPQFEKDLESTELADKVDSDFESGIMSGVNGTPSFFVNGKKFDGGAENLLELVRENVK
- a CDS encoding redoxin domain-containing protein — translated: MLQKNDVAPDFTLYATPDQKIKLSEFKGKNVILAFYPADWSPVCSDQMALYNETLKFFKKYDAELFGISVDSKWCHLAFSQSRNLHFPLLADFEAKGEIAKQYGVYDEEEGECKRALFVINKDGIIEWSYLSPTAINPGADGILEALETLNTK
- a CDS encoding YoaK family protein, yielding MEQPIISSPKIVALSGSVKMQERLAIFLALIAGYVDATGLIQWKTYVSFMSGNTTSLGAAVSTGKLGIIITSFTVIICFLLGIYAGTCLSLWKRIKNQILTFYIVAGILIFYSIIAYFYMINNVVSVATIGFSMGIMNTIVTSVGKQKINTDFVTGTLNSLARNTATMTMTTDKAEKEESKSNAIHLLLLWFGFLAGAFAAPFLLGYLKDWTLILPALLLIFCGSLLSVLHIKL
- a CDS encoding M17 family peptidase N-terminal domain-containing protein, with the protein product MKTTNLKNTLKIFLFASIFISTPQIYSAQTTVQTTPANTSKIWGKVDGIAIEGMVQGPSTEIAPLQIACVFEYTEGDIFNSPPALPAAVNGMVHLDESLKGLITDLRKSGKFAGHSLETLLITPPSGTIGAKKLLLIGLGDRNRFTPELMQQVASVGMEEALRLGVTKYGFATDLKDAGIDSPTAEVAGYGVTGAINAYRTQLYLKDKKMSSFKPIEKITLLAGPAFFTTAGEGITKAIGALNK
- a CDS encoding cupin domain-containing protein, with product MKNESLSFKYELEKKEPRTNDGGTTRGASVKDFPASIGIAGVSMRLQPGSMRELHWHANAAEWAYVISGTVRTTIIHPDGHSYTDNFEPGDVWYFPKGYGHSIQATGTEECHFILIFDNGNFSEDHTFSVTDFVSSVPPKIVAQNLGLTLEEVAALPQKEAYFAAGIVPDEISFTAEARPSESDIELTSFHRYPLHSQQPRIVPGGGLQRLVTSKEFPISSTMSGSVLELQPGALREMHWHPNADEWQYFISGQAEMSVFLAESTCVTEQFSAGDVGYVPMGAGHYIKNTGDTVCRILIGFNSGHYESIDLSQWLSGNPKDVVVTNFGLKDGEIEKFPKEKIFIKP